A genomic stretch from Oleomonas cavernae includes:
- a CDS encoding porin has product MKKILLGTTALATAALLSAGAAQAAAEPVKLTVSGYFKGLIAAGDNGVTDARNVAVKSWDSEIRFEAKGVADNGLTYGARIELEGNTTGNQIDESYLFFQGGFGRLEVGYNDNVANQMHYQAPSPDALGLLGVNSPNYAWGGSTAQTYDFVDNDSAKLIYFTPRMGGFQLGVSYSPDISYNNNAGSVGADSDFNLDDDLAYGSNVAVGLNFNKEFSGVTLGLSATYSWYEAELAPEDLTYFGFGGNVGFGVGVGTLTVGGSYAQYDSDDTFLDTESFDAGVQYAQGPWTVGISYINEDYSTLFGTPTSDGSMWGVSAGGGYQVAPGLDVSLGYIHYDREAAVTTDTIDDTTSDVFILGTGLSF; this is encoded by the coding sequence ATGAAGAAGATTCTACTTGGCACGACGGCGCTTGCCACCGCTGCTCTGCTTTCCGCCGGTGCCGCCCAGGCGGCTGCCGAGCCCGTGAAGCTGACCGTCAGCGGCTATTTCAAGGGCCTGATCGCTGCCGGCGACAACGGCGTCACGGACGCGCGCAACGTGGCCGTGAAGAGCTGGGATTCGGAAATCCGCTTCGAGGCCAAGGGCGTTGCCGACAACGGCCTGACCTATGGCGCGCGCATCGAGCTGGAAGGCAACACCACCGGCAACCAGATCGACGAGAGCTACCTGTTCTTCCAGGGCGGTTTCGGTCGTCTCGAAGTCGGCTACAACGACAACGTCGCCAACCAGATGCACTATCAGGCGCCCTCGCCTGACGCGCTCGGCCTGCTCGGCGTGAACTCGCCGAACTACGCCTGGGGTGGTTCGACCGCCCAGACCTACGATTTCGTCGACAATGACTCTGCCAAGCTGATCTATTTCACCCCGCGTATGGGTGGCTTCCAGCTCGGCGTGTCCTACTCGCCGGACATCAGCTACAACAACAACGCCGGCAGCGTCGGCGCTGACAGCGACTTCAACCTCGACGACGATCTGGCCTACGGTTCGAACGTCGCGGTCGGCCTGAACTTCAACAAGGAGTTCTCGGGTGTCACCCTCGGCCTGTCGGCTACCTATAGCTGGTACGAAGCCGAGTTGGCTCCGGAAGATCTGACCTACTTCGGCTTCGGTGGCAACGTGGGCTTCGGCGTCGGCGTCGGCACCCTGACCGTCGGTGGGTCGTACGCTCAGTACGACTCGGACGATACCTTCCTGGATACCGAATCCTTCGACGCTGGCGTCCAGTACGCCCAGGGTCCGTGGACCGTCGGCATCAGCTACATCAACGAAGACTACTCGACCCTGTTTGGCACCCCGACCAGCGATGGTTCGATGTGGGGCGTGTCGGCCGGCGGCGGCTATCAGGTCGCCCCGGGCCTCGACGTGTCGCTGGGCTACATCCACTACGACCGCGAGGCCGCTGTGACCACCGACACGATCGACGACACGACCTCGGACGTGTTCATCCTCGGCACGGGTCTCTCGTTCTAA